The proteins below come from a single Solea senegalensis isolate Sse05_10M linkage group LG2, IFAPA_SoseM_1, whole genome shotgun sequence genomic window:
- the LOC122763916 gene encoding C-X-C chemokine receptor type 1-like isoform X2, with protein MVYGDGKGVERVTLLCSLPPREIVSSASDQEDAAMTDFGSIYDELNFTYNYTEFVPDPATQPCKSFLTPGAVMMAASVFYILIFLLAIPGNLVVGLVIGLSKQSLPPSDLYLLHLAVADLLLAVTIPFWAVSVSWGWLFGDAMCKIVTILQELSFYSSILFLTCISIDRYMAIVRAMDARRANRQLISWVVCAAVWALGALLSLPGLFSTLSLSPNSSHIVCSEMYDPVSAEEWRLATRILRHALGFVIPLTIMLTCYGVTIRRLLQIRGGFQRQRAMRVIVVVVVAFLLCWTPYHIAVMTDSFFRTRPVLYQCPARIAVNHAMFATQSLGLLHSCVNPVLYAFVGEKFRRRLLQIMRKIGLMERASVSRASRSSLSSEITSTFM; from the exons ATGGTATATGGTGATGGGAAGGGGGTGGAGAGAGTCACACTTCTTTGTTCTTTGCCTCCTCGTGAGATAGTCAGCAGTGCCTCTGACCAAGAAGACGCAGCAATGACTG ACTTTGGCTCTATTTATGACGAACTCAACTTCACCTACAATTACACTGAGTTCGTCCCTGATCCTGCAACGCAGCCCTGCAAATCCTTCTTGACCCCGGGTGCAGTGATGATGGCCGCCAGCGTGTTCTACATCCTCATCTTCCTGTTGGCCATTCCTGGAAATCTGGTGGTGGGCCTGGTGATTGGCCTCAGCAAGCAGTCGCTGCCGCCCTCTGACCTCTACCTCCTTCACCTGGCCGTCGCCGACCTCCTCCTTGCTGTCACTATCCCGTTTTGGGCCGTCTCTGTCTCGTGGGGCTGGTTGTTCGGAGATGCCATGTGCAAAATTGTTACCATCCTCCAGGAGCTGAGCTTCTACTCCAGCATCCTCTTCCTGACTTGCATCAGTATAGACCGCTACATGGCGATTGTGCGCGCGATGGATGCACGCAGGGCGAACCGCCAGCTGATCAGCTGGGTAGTTTGTGCCGCCGTCTGGGCTTTGGGAGCGTTGTTGTCTCTGCCGGGCCTCTTCAGTACCTTGTCCCTATCTCCAAACTCGAGCCACATAGTGTGCTCTGAAATGTATGACCCCGTCAGTGCTGAAGAGTGGCGTCTGGCCACCAGAATCCTGCGCCATGCTTTGGGTTTTGTGATCCCTCTGACCATCATGTTGACCTGTTACGGAGTGACCATACGGCGTCTCCTTCAAATCCGTGGTGGATTTCAGCGGCAACGCGCCATGAGGGTGATCGTGGTCGTGGTCGTGGCGTTTCTGCTCTGCTGGACGCCGTACCACATTGCAGTGATGACAGATTCGTTCTTCAGGACAAGACCAGTGCTCTACCAGTGCCCGGCAAGGATTGCGGTGAATCACGCCATGTTTGCCACCCAGAGTCTCGGCCTGCTCCACAGCTGTGTGAACCCGGTGCTGTATGCCTTTGTGGGGGAGAAATTCAGGAGGAGGCTGCTGCAGATAATGAGGAAGATCGGCCTCATGGAGAGAGCATCGGTTTCAAGGGCCAGCAGGTCTTCACTGTCATCAGAAATCACTTCCACCTTCATGTGA
- the LOC122763916 gene encoding C-X-C chemokine receptor type 1-like isoform X1: MVYGDGKGVERVTLLCSLPPREIVSSASDQEDAAMTDPNSSSFILDFGSIYDELNFTYNYTEFVPDPATQPCKSFLTPGAVMMAASVFYILIFLLAIPGNLVVGLVIGLSKQSLPPSDLYLLHLAVADLLLAVTIPFWAVSVSWGWLFGDAMCKIVTILQELSFYSSILFLTCISIDRYMAIVRAMDARRANRQLISWVVCAAVWALGALLSLPGLFSTLSLSPNSSHIVCSEMYDPVSAEEWRLATRILRHALGFVIPLTIMLTCYGVTIRRLLQIRGGFQRQRAMRVIVVVVVAFLLCWTPYHIAVMTDSFFRTRPVLYQCPARIAVNHAMFATQSLGLLHSCVNPVLYAFVGEKFRRRLLQIMRKIGLMERASVSRASRSSLSSEITSTFM, encoded by the exons ATGGTATATGGTGATGGGAAGGGGGTGGAGAGAGTCACACTTCTTTGTTCTTTGCCTCCTCGTGAGATAGTCAGCAGTGCCTCTGACCAAGAAGACGCAGCAATGACTG ATCCAAACTCCTCTTCTTTTATCTTAGACTTTGGCTCTATTTATGACGAACTCAACTTCACCTACAATTACACTGAGTTCGTCCCTGATCCTGCAACGCAGCCCTGCAAATCCTTCTTGACCCCGGGTGCAGTGATGATGGCCGCCAGCGTGTTCTACATCCTCATCTTCCTGTTGGCCATTCCTGGAAATCTGGTGGTGGGCCTGGTGATTGGCCTCAGCAAGCAGTCGCTGCCGCCCTCTGACCTCTACCTCCTTCACCTGGCCGTCGCCGACCTCCTCCTTGCTGTCACTATCCCGTTTTGGGCCGTCTCTGTCTCGTGGGGCTGGTTGTTCGGAGATGCCATGTGCAAAATTGTTACCATCCTCCAGGAGCTGAGCTTCTACTCCAGCATCCTCTTCCTGACTTGCATCAGTATAGACCGCTACATGGCGATTGTGCGCGCGATGGATGCACGCAGGGCGAACCGCCAGCTGATCAGCTGGGTAGTTTGTGCCGCCGTCTGGGCTTTGGGAGCGTTGTTGTCTCTGCCGGGCCTCTTCAGTACCTTGTCCCTATCTCCAAACTCGAGCCACATAGTGTGCTCTGAAATGTATGACCCCGTCAGTGCTGAAGAGTGGCGTCTGGCCACCAGAATCCTGCGCCATGCTTTGGGTTTTGTGATCCCTCTGACCATCATGTTGACCTGTTACGGAGTGACCATACGGCGTCTCCTTCAAATCCGTGGTGGATTTCAGCGGCAACGCGCCATGAGGGTGATCGTGGTCGTGGTCGTGGCGTTTCTGCTCTGCTGGACGCCGTACCACATTGCAGTGATGACAGATTCGTTCTTCAGGACAAGACCAGTGCTCTACCAGTGCCCGGCAAGGATTGCGGTGAATCACGCCATGTTTGCCACCCAGAGTCTCGGCCTGCTCCACAGCTGTGTGAACCCGGTGCTGTATGCCTTTGTGGGGGAGAAATTCAGGAGGAGGCTGCTGCAGATAATGAGGAAGATCGGCCTCATGGAGAGAGCATCGGTTTCAAGGGCCAGCAGGTCTTCACTGTCATCAGAAATCACTTCCACCTTCATGTGA